Part of the Gemmatimonadota bacterium genome, GGACTGCTGCGCCGACGATCCCGCCAAACAGGCGGCGGCGTTGGCGCACTATCCTTTTGTCTTCGAACGGACGTCCCTCGAAAGACTGGAAACGGACCATGACCGGTGGACGGCCATGTTGAACACGTTGCAAGGATCCGGAGGCTGACCGTGAACCAACTGAACGTAGGCATCGTCGGTCTCGGCTGGGTAGCCGGGGCGCATATCGACGCTTTCAAGGCCGTGACCGGGGCGGACGTCACCGCCGTCTGCTCCCGCCGTACCCACGACGACGCAGTCCTTTCGGCACAGTTCGGAACGCCGCTGAAGTCCTGTGTCGATTACGAGAAGATGCTCTCCGACCCCGATGTCCACATCGTCGATATCTGCACCCCCCATCCCTTTCACGCCGATCAGGCCGTGGCCGCCGCGGAAGCCGGCAAACATCTCATCATCGAGAAGCCGCTCGCCCTGACCCCAGGAGACGCGGCCCGTATTCAGACCGCCGTGGACCGGGCCGGCGTATCGGTCTGCGTCTGTTTCGAATGCCGGTACAGCGCCCACTTCACCCTCATCCGGTCCGTCATCGACCAGGGGCTCCTCGGCGACCTGCACTACGCCGAAGTCGACTACTACCACGGCATCGGTCCGTGGTACGGCCAGTACGACTGGAACGTGAAGAAGGCCATGGGCGGGACCAGCCTGCTGACGGCCGGCTGCCATGCCCTGGATACCCTCCTTTTCTTTATGGACGGGAAGGTGGAGGAAGTCACCAGCTACAATACGAAGTCTTCGAGCCCTCACTTCGCACCTTACGAATACGATACGACCAGCGTTTCCATGCTGAAGTTCGAGGGAAGCGGCCGGATCGGCAAGGTGACTTCCTGCATCGACTGTCTCCAACCCTATTACTTCCACGTGCACCTGGTGGGCAGCGAGGGCAGCCTGCTGGACAACCGGTTCTACTCCGAGAAGATCCGGGGGATGGACCGGAGCCGGTGGAGCACCCTCGAGACCTCGCTGATTGATTCGGGCGACGTGCAGGATCATCCATACGAACCCCAGTTCCAGGCCTTTGTCGACAGCATCCGGGGCGGCGGCCCCATGCCCCTCACCGATATGGCCACGGCCTACGAATCCCACCGGGTTGTCTTCGCGGCCGACCGGTCCGCGGCGGAAGGCCGGCCCGTGCGCCTGGACGAGCTGGACTGACGTCCGAGATGGAGTAACAGCAATGCGGAAGGACGATGTCGTGCTCCACTACCGCATCGCAGGCGTCCTCGGACGGGGAGGCATGGGCGAGGTATACCTGGCCGAGGATACCCGGCTGAAGCGGCGGGTCGCCCTGAAGATGTTGCCGGAAGACCTGGCCGATGACCCCGCACTGCTCCAGCGGTTCCGTGTCGAAGCCGAAGCCGCCGCCAGGCTCAACCACCCGAACATCGCCCAGGTATACGCCATCGAGGAAGCGCGGATGGGCGGACCGGACGACCCGGACAGCCCGGACGACGCCGAATCCGGAAGTGGCGGTCAGGACAGTTCCGGAACGATGTATTTCATCACCATGGAATACGTGTCCGGCCGTCCG contains:
- a CDS encoding Gfo/Idh/MocA family oxidoreductase, which translates into the protein MNQLNVGIVGLGWVAGAHIDAFKAVTGADVTAVCSRRTHDDAVLSAQFGTPLKSCVDYEKMLSDPDVHIVDICTPHPFHADQAVAAAEAGKHLIIEKPLALTPGDAARIQTAVDRAGVSVCVCFECRYSAHFTLIRSVIDQGLLGDLHYAEVDYYHGIGPWYGQYDWNVKKAMGGTSLLTAGCHALDTLLFFMDGKVEEVTSYNTKSSSPHFAPYEYDTTSVSMLKFEGSGRIGKVTSCIDCLQPYYFHVHLVGSEGSLLDNRFYSEKIRGMDRSRWSTLETSLIDSGDVQDHPYEPQFQAFVDSIRGGGPMPLTDMATAYESHRVVFAADRSAAEGRPVRLDELD